TATATCGTCTATGCCATAAAGCATCATAGCCAGCCGGTCTAAGCCCATACCAAAAGCAAAGCCCGAAAACTCGTTGCTGTCTATGCCGCCGGCTTTAAGCACGTTGGGGTGAATCAGGCCGCAGCCGCAAAACTCTATCCAGCCCGATTGTTTGCAAACGGTGCAGCCTTTGCCGCCGCAAATTTGGCAGGAAATATCCAGCTCGAAACCCGGCTCGACAAAAGGGAAAAAGCCGGTGCGCAGCCGTACATCAACGGGCCGGGCAAAAACTTTGCTTAGGGTAGTTTGCAGGCAATAAAGCATTGCCGGTACGCCAATATCACGGCCCACCACCATCGCTTCTATCTGGTGAAAGGCCATTTCGTGGCTGGCATCTACGTCTTCGTTTCTAAACACTTTGCCGGGCGCTAAAAATTTAAAGGGCGGCTTTTTTTGCTCCATACCGCGTATTTGTATGGGCGAGGTTTGGGTGCGCAATAGGTGCACCATATCGTTAAACCAAAAGGTATCTTGCATATCCCGCGCCGGGTGTTCGGCCGGAATATTTAAGGCCGAAAAGTTATGGTATTCGTCCTCGATATAAGGGCCGTCTAAAATATCAAACCCCATCTTTAAAAAAATATCTTCTACTTCGCGGCTTATCTGCGTTAAAGGGTGCAAACCGCCCCCCTTTAAGCCGGTAGCCAAAACTTCGTTCGTTAGGCTAATATCTAAGCGGTTTTTAGCCAGTTTTTGTAAAGTTTCGGCACGTTCTAGCTGAGCTAAACGTTCGTCAAAAAGTTTAATGGCCTCTTCTTTAGCCACATTAGCTAAGCTGCCCAACTGCTTTTTGTTTTCGGCAGTTAAATTTTTAAGGTCTTTTAATATGCTGTTAAGTTTACCGTTTTTGCCTAAGCAATCGGCTTTAATAACCAGTAAATCGGCAATTTTTTGACAGTTAGCTACAGCTTGCCGATAATTATTAAGGATATTTTCAATTTGTTTCATAGCTTTGTTATTACCTTTTTAGTAATGTGTGGGGTATAAGTTACTTTTTAATTAACAATGTACAACTATACGACTATCTTGTAAAGAGGGGCGGCAAAAGCCGAAAGGGTGTTGCGCCCTATAGGGAGAGAACATTATTAAAAAATTATTTATTTTAAGTTTATTTTTTATCGCCGTTAGGCCGGCCTTGGCCCAAGACGAACTGATGCGCCGGCTAATTAATATGCCCGATGATGTTAAGATTGTGCTTTTTAACGACCATGCCGATAGCCTTGATGAAAGCGGTGCGCCGCAAATTTATTTTTACTCTATGTCGGCCCTAGATTTACTGGCAACCCACCCTAATAACCACGAAGAGGCTAGAGTTTACTTTAATTTAGGCCGGGTTAGCTTATTTTTAAACGATTTAACCACTGCCCAGCAGCACTTTAGCGCCAGCTATGCCTTAAGTAATAACCCGGCTTTACGTTTCCGCGCCGCTATGCAGCTGGGCGAAATTGCTTTGCGGGAGGGCGATTACCAGCAGGCCGGTATTTTTTTTGGCGAGGCTTTGTCTTACCAAAGCTCTAACCCCGAACGTTTTAGCGCCTTGTTAAATTTAGTGCAAAGCCATCGGCAGCTGGGCAATTTTAGCAGCGCTCAAAATTATGCAAGCGAAGCTTTAACCATTAGCAGCGAATTTACCAGTTTTTCTTATATCTATTTGGAACAAGCCGAAATAGCTTACCGGCAAAATGATGTGGAAACTGCCGCTTTAAGGTGGCAAGAGGCTTTAGCTAATGCCACTCAATTTGCCGAAAGCTGGGCCATTGCGGGGGCTCGTTTTGGGTTGGCCCGCCTTGCTTTTGCTGAGCAAAACTGGAGCGATGCTATCTTTCATGGCCAAAGGGCGGTGCTCGCTATTTCCCGCACCGAAGATGTTTTACAGCCGGTAATGGAGGGTTTACTGGCCGAAGCTTACTTAAAAGCCGGCTTTACCCAGCAAGCCTTTGATATGCTTAATTTGCGTAATAGCAGCGA
The nucleotide sequence above comes from Spirochaetaceae bacterium. Encoded proteins:
- the pheS gene encoding phenylalanine--tRNA ligase subunit alpha, producing MKQIENILNNYRQAVANCQKIADLLVIKADCLGKNGKLNSILKDLKNLTAENKKQLGSLANVAKEEAIKLFDERLAQLERAETLQKLAKNRLDISLTNEVLATGLKGGGLHPLTQISREVEDIFLKMGFDILDGPYIEDEYHNFSALNIPAEHPARDMQDTFWFNDMVHLLRTQTSPIQIRGMEQKKPPFKFLAPGKVFRNEDVDASHEMAFHQIEAMVVGRDIGVPAMLYCLQTTLSKVFARPVDVRLRTGFFPFVEPGFELDISCQICGGKGCTVCKQSGWIEFCGCGLIHPNVLKAGGIDSNEFSGFAFGMGLDRLAMMLYGIDDIRLFHSGDLRFISQFG